A part of Crassostrea angulata isolate pt1a10 chromosome 5, ASM2561291v2, whole genome shotgun sequence genomic DNA contains:
- the LOC128183424 gene encoding uncharacterized protein LOC128183424 isoform X1, with translation MNGSGFLSVLYAIGIVFLTIVLGERGILSSEAGSGNTTVYNSIYGYREFKEAYPSAEPTLCYSEPGVDVNGTVFTNFTCPLPDLDRKLTRCCNNTCCMPQMVPKRDKSDNSVTVAVTIVVVCAVGITLCMVLYCCCCQRRPGIHEGKLIWIKKKKDKIVYEEGGVSPAGSPSQENDDEEVLGFVYSPDEKGHTDHSLEKPLELDTPTQQKRVLPETNGVDKKPDRDLTIPLITIRKPSTPGPDQENDA, from the exons GTATCGTGTTCTTGACCATTGTTCTGGGTGAGCGTGGGATCCTCTCCTCGGAAGCAGGCTCGGGAAATACCACCGTGTACAACTCAATATACGGGTACCGGGAGTTTAAGGAGGCTTACCCCAGTGCAG aaCCAACGCTGTGCTACAGTGAACCTGGGGTCGATGTTAATGGAACCGTTTTCACCAACTTTACATGCCCACTTCCGGACCTGGACCGGAAGTTAACCAGATGCTGCAACAACACCTGCTGTATGCCTCAAATGGTTCCAAAACGTGACAAGAGTGACAATTCAGT GACTGTCGCGGTGACGATCGTGGTGGTGTGCGCGGTGGGGATCACACTGTGTATGGTCCTTTACTGCTGCTGTTGTCAGAGGAGGCCGGGGATCCACGAGGGGAAACTCATATGGATCAAAAAGAAAAAGGATAAAATAG TTTACGAGGAGGGCGGTGTATCCCCCGCGGGGAGCCCCTCCCAGGAGAACGATGACGAGGAAGTGCTCGGTTTCGTGTACTCTCCGGACGAGAAGGGACATACTGACCACTCTT TGGAAAAGCCTCTAGAACTGGACACGCCCACCCAGCAAAAGAGGGTGTTACCGGAAACGAACGGAGTGGACAAAAAACCGGACCGGGACCTGACGATTCCACTGATTACAATCCGGAAACCTAGCACACCTGGTCCAG ATCAGGAAAACGACGCTTAA
- the LOC128183424 gene encoding uncharacterized protein LOC128183424 isoform X2, producing the protein MNGSGFLSVLYAIGIVFLTIVLGERGILSSEAGSGNTTVYNSIYGYREFKEAYPSAEPTLCYSEPGVDVNGTVFTNFTCPLPDLDRKLTRCCNNTCCMPQMVPKRDKSDNSVTVAVTIVVVCAVGITLCMVLYCCCCQRRPGIHEGKLIWIKKKKDKIVYEEGGVSPAGSPSQENDDEEVLGFVYSPDEKGHTDHSLEKPLELDTPTQQKRVLPETNGVDKKPDRDLTIPLITIRKPSTPGPE; encoded by the exons GTATCGTGTTCTTGACCATTGTTCTGGGTGAGCGTGGGATCCTCTCCTCGGAAGCAGGCTCGGGAAATACCACCGTGTACAACTCAATATACGGGTACCGGGAGTTTAAGGAGGCTTACCCCAGTGCAG aaCCAACGCTGTGCTACAGTGAACCTGGGGTCGATGTTAATGGAACCGTTTTCACCAACTTTACATGCCCACTTCCGGACCTGGACCGGAAGTTAACCAGATGCTGCAACAACACCTGCTGTATGCCTCAAATGGTTCCAAAACGTGACAAGAGTGACAATTCAGT GACTGTCGCGGTGACGATCGTGGTGGTGTGCGCGGTGGGGATCACACTGTGTATGGTCCTTTACTGCTGCTGTTGTCAGAGGAGGCCGGGGATCCACGAGGGGAAACTCATATGGATCAAAAAGAAAAAGGATAAAATAG TTTACGAGGAGGGCGGTGTATCCCCCGCGGGGAGCCCCTCCCAGGAGAACGATGACGAGGAAGTGCTCGGTTTCGTGTACTCTCCGGACGAGAAGGGACATACTGACCACTCTT TGGAAAAGCCTCTAGAACTGGACACGCCCACCCAGCAAAAGAGGGTGTTACCGGAAACGAACGGAGTGGACAAAAAACCGGACCGGGACCTGACGATTCCACTGATTACAATCCGGAAACCTAGCACACCTGGTCCAG aatga